A single window of Ostrinia nubilalis chromosome 24, ilOstNubi1.1, whole genome shotgun sequence DNA harbors:
- the LOC135083829 gene encoding homeobox protein Hmx-like has translation MDSPASSQDDRDIEVNVVSGASSPDIPSSPSRKDQKSPFYELKKDKEEKATGSAPYTSFSISSILNRAEPRRENVLEAALAANQFGNANDAMLSRLGLISQWSALAGRYGGLVPAPWYWQRPQERISPPREDSTTNEEGSAGGSPRPRSPPRAPTPPSPSRSSPRSPRLHPALYPQQQDPQDSDPDVDESDDFDKDEKRDHTANLGKRKKKTRTVFSRSQVFQLESTFDMKRYLSSSERAGLAASLHLTETQVKIWFQNRRNKWKRQLAAELEAANMAHAAQRLVRVPILYHESRPTSMPHTPLPIHPQFSNEPGVYFQPQAPQQLQPLPASPVTSRAPLSSLV, from the exons ATGGATTCCCCCGCGTCCTCCCAAGACGACCGCGACATCGAGGTCAACGTGGTATCAGGCGCTAGCAGCCCCGACATCCCCTCGTCTCCTTCTAGAAAAGACCAGAAGAGCCCCTTCTACGAGCTCAAGAAGGACAAAGAAGAGAAGGCGACAGGCAGTGCGCCTTACACCAGTTTCTCTATAAGTTCTATACTGAACAGAGCGGAGCCTAGAAGAGAGAATGTGCTAGAAGCAGCCTTGGCGGCGAACCAGTTTGGGAATGCGAATGATGCTATGCTATCCag GTTGGGCCTAATATCGCAGTGGAGCGCGCTGGCCGGCCGGTACGGGGGTTTGGTTCCCGCGCCGTGGTACTGGCAGCGGCCGCAGGAGAGAATCTCGCCTCCCAGAG AGGATTCAACAACCAACGAGGAAGGCTCAGCTGGAGGCTCCCCGCGCCCGCGCAGCCCCCCGCGGGCGCCCACGCCCCCCTCCCCCTCCCGCTCGTCCCCCCGCTCCCCTCGCCTCCACCCCGCGCTCTACCCGCAACAACAAGACCCCCAAGACTCCGACCCCGACGTCGACGAAAGCGACGACTTCGACAAAGACGAAAAAAGAGACCACACCGCCAACCTCggcaaaagaaagaaaaaaaccaGAACGGTCTTCTCCCGATCACAAGTGTTCCAACTCGAATCCACTTTCGATATGAAGAGATATCTTAGCAGCTCAGAACGGGCCGGTCTAGCTGCCAGCTTGCATCTCACAGAAACACAAGTCAAAATCTGGTTTCAGAACAGAAGGAACAAGTGGAAAAGACAACTCGCTGCTGAATTAGAAGCGGCGAACATGGCTCACGCCGCGCAACGACTTGTCCGAGTCCCAATTTTATATCACGAATCGCGACCGACGTCTATGCCCCACACTCCATTACCtattcatccccaattttcgaACGAACCCGGAGTCTACTTCCAGCCCCAAGCCCCGCAGCAGCTGCAGCCGCTGCCAGCGTCTCCAGTCACCTCCCGAGCGCCGCTGTCCAGTCTAGTGTAG